In Methylobacterium aquaticum, the following are encoded in one genomic region:
- a CDS encoding ParB/RepB/Spo0J family partition protein has translation MNVRTVDLASVDVGGRLRALDPAWVNLLAEEIQADGQVQPIRVVERGARFQLIDGARRVAACLQLGRTGIEAAIEPEAALADDAFVRLAEIKSNFLRAELTMLERAYYVAAWRGVYEGVNGTIKRGPKPKGIPFQRNGIPEAGNDDVADAFVLSLSEAAQKALQISQPTMSRYLRIASIPPEQGHRLVGHASANSRAELLALADQTAARQVSVIDMLTASEPRAATVAEAIIALDGTPAAPRLSPTDKIHQTFSRLPPKDQDRFFDLNAEAIERWSAARGTGRRAAPGRGAA, from the coding sequence ATGAACGTGCGTACCGTCGACCTTGCATCGGTAGACGTCGGAGGACGCCTGCGCGCCCTCGACCCGGCCTGGGTCAACCTCCTGGCCGAGGAAATTCAGGCGGACGGGCAAGTCCAGCCCATCCGCGTCGTCGAGCGCGGTGCCCGCTTCCAGCTCATCGACGGCGCCCGGCGCGTGGCGGCGTGTCTTCAGCTCGGACGCACCGGCATCGAGGCCGCGATCGAGCCGGAAGCGGCCCTGGCCGACGACGCCTTCGTGCGGCTCGCCGAGATCAAGAGCAACTTCCTGCGCGCCGAGCTGACCATGCTCGAGCGGGCCTATTACGTAGCCGCATGGCGCGGGGTGTACGAGGGCGTCAACGGCACCATCAAGCGAGGCCCAAAGCCCAAGGGAATTCCATTCCAGCGGAATGGAATTCCCGAGGCCGGCAACGACGACGTCGCCGATGCCTTCGTTCTGAGCCTGTCGGAGGCCGCTCAGAAAGCGCTCCAGATCTCGCAGCCGACCATGTCTCGCTACCTGCGGATCGCCTCGATCCCGCCGGAGCAGGGGCACCGCCTGGTCGGCCATGCCTCGGCGAACAGCCGCGCCGAGCTGCTGGCGCTCGCCGACCAGACGGCCGCCCGTCAGGTTTCCGTCATCGACATGCTCACGGCCTCCGAGCCGCGGGCAGCCACGGTGGCGGAGGCGATCATCGCCCTCGACGGCACGCCGGCCGCACCGCGCCTCTCACCCACGGACAAGATCCACCAGACCTTCTCCCGGCTCCCGCCGAAGGATCAGGACCGCTTCTTCGACCTCAACGCCGAGGCGATCGAGCGATGGTCGGCGGCGCGTGGCACCGGTCGTCGAGCGGCCCCCGGGCGGGGAGCGGCGTGA
- a CDS encoding S24 family peptidase — protein MINRVGGGQAAADLTGGSIDQLTSWRLGRSRPDFFALLRLCEAAGETVDWLAKGVLHPDVKPDNVLSVMRTEREHMGQQLMQGTVPVEGSEDAIALPRLTIDGSAGHGLIPTREEIEDYLSVSRRYLREVGINPHYAHVLRLSGHSMAPTLLDKDLVIVDTSQNRVRDEEIYALAYGDAVLIKRIRPQLDGGLKIVSDNKGGHYEDAVVPAAERGQVRIVGRVGGFLRYV, from the coding sequence GTGATTAACCGGGTTGGCGGCGGGCAGGCCGCTGCCGACCTAACGGGTGGCTCGATTGACCAGCTCACCTCGTGGAGGTTGGGCCGAAGCAGGCCCGATTTTTTCGCGCTGCTCCGCTTGTGCGAGGCCGCAGGGGAAACTGTGGATTGGCTCGCGAAAGGCGTGCTCCACCCTGACGTGAAACCAGACAATGTTCTATCCGTTATGAGAACGGAAAGAGAACATATGGGGCAGCAGCTAATGCAAGGCACTGTGCCGGTCGAGGGCAGCGAGGATGCTATCGCCCTGCCGCGGCTCACCATTGACGGCTCAGCGGGTCATGGCTTGATCCCAACGCGGGAGGAAATCGAGGACTATCTGTCCGTCAGTAGACGCTACTTGCGAGAGGTAGGCATCAACCCTCACTACGCGCACGTCCTGCGCCTTAGCGGTCATTCGATGGCGCCGACGCTGCTGGATAAAGACCTCGTGATCGTCGATACATCGCAGAACCGTGTTCGCGACGAAGAGATCTATGCCTTGGCTTATGGAGATGCCGTTCTGATCAAGCGCATTCGCCCCCAACTCGATGGTGGTCTGAAGATCGTCAGCGACAACAAGGGCGGTCACTACGAAGACGCCGTCGTGCCTGCTGCGGAGCGCGGCCAAGTCCGCATCGTTGGTCGCGTAGGCGGTTTCCTACGTTACGTATAG
- a CDS encoding DDE-type integrase/transposase/recombinase, producing the protein MPPPRDPNAHDLAAYAPEPVTVGYGGDVAGRGALGNAQGCEQLFVAKYQAGTFAIEAWVRELVPSFSRRTLARWRAEAAKDRDGLAFDRGAARKGTGVLDTANDGKVRAWILGLIAHQPHLSAAHVRTLCRDEFGDKITVRGSTVAMPPLRTFQAALKALKEAEKVVLTKLTDPDRFRSHMQLSGSGSLRHIGEPNQLWQIDASPVDALCTDGRHSIYVCIDIATRRGVFYMSRTPRAEAVGLLLRKAIMAWGAPSEIKTDNGSDFVAKSTQRLLASLGITAVTSDAFSPEQKGHVERLIKTFQHDATTLLPGFVGHSVADRKAIEGRKSFAQRLGADDAATFAVQLTAAEMQAHVDAWAELHYEHRAHKGLKGQTPAEAAAQASHTVRRVDVRALDLLLAPAARGDGTRVMTKTGIHVENHAYHCGAILPGTRVFVRRDPLDLGRLYLFEPDGETFLGEAVNAQLSGLPAAALVAAEREIRAEVLAERTKQVEKIRRELRKGPNLAQRARKVWERDAAGRAAEKADVVPFPRPEVEHTTPHIAAARDAAVQRGRGPVAKPLSEAAAATHARLREQARQAPNVTPLRQQETSRQRFARMLAVELRHAAGEAVEPDELISLGRYQGTPEYVALRKIHDREQKKTPNSGA; encoded by the coding sequence ATGCCCCCGCCCCGCGACCCCAATGCCCACGATCTCGCGGCCTACGCGCCCGAGCCGGTCACCGTCGGCTACGGCGGCGACGTAGCGGGTCGCGGAGCGCTCGGGAACGCTCAGGGCTGCGAGCAACTGTTCGTCGCGAAGTACCAGGCCGGCACCTTCGCGATCGAGGCTTGGGTGCGCGAATTGGTGCCGTCCTTCTCCCGCCGGACACTCGCCCGCTGGCGCGCAGAGGCGGCCAAGGACCGCGACGGACTGGCCTTCGATCGCGGTGCCGCCCGCAAGGGCACTGGTGTCCTTGATACCGCCAATGACGGCAAGGTGCGTGCCTGGATCCTCGGACTGATCGCCCACCAGCCGCACCTCTCGGCAGCGCATGTCCGCACCCTCTGCCGGGACGAGTTCGGAGACAAGATCACGGTCCGGGGCAGCACGGTCGCCATGCCGCCCCTGCGCACCTTTCAGGCTGCTTTGAAGGCTCTGAAAGAGGCCGAGAAGGTGGTGCTCACGAAGCTCACCGACCCGGACCGCTTCCGCTCGCACATGCAGCTGTCGGGCTCCGGATCGCTGCGGCACATCGGCGAGCCGAACCAGCTCTGGCAGATTGACGCCTCGCCGGTCGACGCGCTCTGCACAGACGGGCGCCATTCCATCTACGTCTGTATCGACATCGCGACCCGCCGCGGCGTGTTCTACATGTCGCGCACGCCCAGGGCCGAGGCGGTGGGGTTGCTCCTGCGCAAGGCCATCATGGCCTGGGGCGCCCCATCCGAAATCAAGACCGACAACGGCAGCGATTTCGTTGCGAAGTCCACGCAACGCCTGCTGGCCTCGCTCGGCATTACTGCGGTCACCTCGGACGCCTTCTCGCCGGAGCAGAAGGGCCACGTCGAGCGTCTGATCAAGACTTTCCAGCATGACGCGACAACGCTACTCCCGGGCTTCGTCGGGCACAGCGTGGCCGACCGGAAGGCGATCGAGGGCCGGAAGTCCTTCGCCCAACGCTTAGGTGCCGACGACGCCGCGACCTTCGCGGTTCAGCTCACCGCCGCCGAGATGCAGGCCCACGTGGATGCCTGGGCCGAGCTGCATTACGAGCACCGCGCCCACAAGGGGCTCAAGGGTCAGACCCCGGCCGAGGCGGCGGCGCAGGCCTCGCACACGGTGCGCCGGGTCGACGTGCGCGCCCTCGACCTCCTGCTGGCGCCGGCCGCGCGGGGCGACGGCACTCGCGTGATGACGAAGACCGGCATCCACGTCGAGAACCACGCCTACCATTGCGGCGCGATCCTGCCCGGCACCCGCGTGTTCGTCCGGCGCGATCCCCTCGACCTGGGGCGCCTCTACCTGTTCGAGCCCGACGGCGAGACCTTCCTTGGCGAGGCGGTCAACGCCCAGCTCTCCGGCCTGCCGGCGGCGGCCCTGGTCGCAGCAGAGCGCGAGATCCGCGCCGAGGTGCTGGCCGAGCGCACGAAGCAGGTCGAGAAGATCCGCCGCGAGCTGCGCAAGGGGCCGAACCTCGCCCAGCGGGCCCGCAAAGTCTGGGAGCGCGACGCGGCCGGGCGTGCGGCGGAGAAGGCCGACGTGGTGCCGTTCCCGCGGCCCGAGGTTGAGCACACCACCCCGCACATCGCCGCAGCCCGCGACGCCGCGGTCCAGCGCGGGCGCGGGCCGGTGGCAAAGCCCCTCTCGGAGGCCGCCGCGGCGACCCATGCCCGCCTGCGGGAGCAGGCGCGCCAGGCGCCCAATGTCACGCCGCTGCGCCAGCAGGAGACCTCGCGCCAGCGCTTCGCCCGGATGCTCGCGGTGGAGTTGCGGCACGCGGCCGGCGAGGCCGTGGAGCCCGACGAG
- the metC gene encoding cystathionine beta-lyase encodes MSITPPRDKSRLGTRTRLVHAGRDPSQQHGFVNTPIYRGSTVLFPSYDAIQNRRAEYTYGTAGTPTIRALETAWTELAGAAGTVLTPSGLAAVTVGLLSCLKAGDHLLVTDSAYRPTRAFCDGFLKRFGVETTYYVPTIGAGIAELMRDNTAAVLTEAPGSQSFEMQDIPAIAEAAHARSACVLMDNTWATPLLFPPHERGVDIAIEAGTKYLSGGSDLLLGLTSANAQYWPALRRTFDLFSMCAGAEDVFLALRGLRTLPLRLREHGEQALKLARWFQDRPEVARVLHPALPEDPGHAIWSRDFLGSSGLFSIILKPCPEAAVAAMLDGLELFGMGFSWGGFESLVIPFDCAPYRSAAPWAPGGPGLRFQVGLEDLDDLTRDLEAGFARLRAAS; translated from the coding sequence ATGAGCATCACCCCGCCCCGCGACAAGAGCCGCCTCGGCACCCGCACCCGCCTGGTCCATGCCGGCCGCGACCCGTCGCAGCAGCACGGCTTCGTCAACACCCCGATCTATCGCGGCTCGACCGTGCTGTTTCCGAGCTACGACGCGATCCAGAACCGGCGGGCGGAATACACCTACGGCACCGCCGGCACGCCGACGATCCGCGCCCTCGAGACCGCCTGGACCGAGCTCGCCGGCGCCGCCGGCACGGTGCTGACGCCTTCGGGCCTCGCCGCGGTCACGGTCGGGCTCCTGTCCTGCCTCAAGGCCGGCGACCACCTGCTGGTGACCGATTCCGCCTACCGCCCGACCCGGGCCTTCTGCGACGGGTTCCTCAAGCGCTTCGGGGTCGAGACTACCTATTACGTGCCGACGATCGGCGCCGGCATCGCCGAGCTGATGCGCGACAACACGGCCGCCGTGCTCACCGAGGCGCCCGGCTCGCAGAGCTTCGAGATGCAGGACATCCCGGCGATCGCCGAGGCCGCGCATGCCCGCAGCGCCTGCGTCCTGATGGACAACACCTGGGCGACGCCGCTGCTGTTCCCGCCCCACGAGCGCGGGGTCGACATCGCCATCGAGGCGGGCACCAAGTACCTGTCGGGCGGCTCCGACCTGCTGCTCGGCCTGACCTCGGCCAACGCGCAATACTGGCCGGCCCTGCGGCGGACCTTCGACCTGTTCTCGATGTGCGCCGGGGCCGAGGACGTCTTCCTGGCCCTGCGGGGCCTGCGCACCCTGCCCTTGCGCCTGCGCGAGCACGGCGAGCAGGCGCTCAAACTCGCCCGCTGGTTCCAGGACCGGCCCGAGGTCGCCCGGGTGCTCCACCCGGCCCTGCCGGAGGATCCCGGCCACGCGATCTGGTCGCGCGACTTCCTGGGATCCTCGGGCCTGTTCTCGATCATCCTGAAGCCCTGCCCCGAGGCCGCGGTCGCGGCGATGCTCGACGGGCTGGAACTGTTCGGGATGGGGTTTTCCTGGGGCGGCTTCGAGAGCCTGGTGATCCCGTTCGACTGCGCGCCCTACCGCAGCGCCGCCCCCTGGGCCCCTGGCGGGCCGGGCCTGCGGTTCCAGGTCGGGCTGGAGGATCTCGACGACCTGACGCGGGACCTGGAGGCGGGCTTCGCGCGGCTGCGGGCGGCCTCGTGA
- a CDS encoding helix-turn-helix domain-containing protein: MTQPAKTQPDRWTPDLIRDEVRRRHLSLRGIALAAGLHEAACRQALHGINRKGADALAEALNIPFDKLFPDGFVQSRRQASVKQLAESRQKRAAPTDKIAARA, encoded by the coding sequence GTGACCCAGCCTGCGAAAACGCAGCCCGATCGGTGGACCCCCGACCTCATCCGAGACGAGGTCAGGCGCCGTCACCTCTCGCTCCGGGGGATTGCGCTCGCCGCCGGCCTCCACGAGGCGGCCTGTCGCCAGGCCCTTCATGGGATCAACCGGAAGGGCGCCGATGCGCTTGCGGAAGCGCTCAACATCCCCTTCGACAAGCTCTTCCCCGATGGGTTCGTTCAGAGCCGGCGCCAAGCTAGCGTGAAGCAGCTGGCAGAGTCCCGGCAAAAGCGCGCCGCCCCCACTGACAAGATTGCAGCCCGGGCCTGA